One Dysidea avara chromosome 7, odDysAvar1.4, whole genome shotgun sequence genomic region harbors:
- the LOC136262219 gene encoding smad nuclear-interacting protein 1-like, which translates to MAEVDSRNRGKRRNQNSDDDLSPPRNSKKRHSSRSPIRRQKSPPRRERRTEDDHRREYTRHDRHSYHRSPRRRRRSSDGDVHPRDERPRPGNADRHRDRRRRSVEPSDQRRTYRRGNEEPSGFNESHKFGRSDDDAAHSDKEKQDEGPNFKTSGKLAAETNTYKGVVIIYSEPPEARIPKTRWRLYPFKGEEHLHVLYVHRQSAYLIGRDRKVVDMPIDHPSCSKQHAALQYRLVQVENEEGKNVKVVKPYIIDLNSTNGTYLDNQRIDPRRYYELKERDVIKFGFSSREYVLLTETSVDSPPPDEQEPLK; encoded by the exons ATGGCGGAGGTGGACAGTAGAAATCGCGGTAAGCGAAGAAATCAGAACTCTGACGACGATTTATCTCCCCCAAGAAACTCAAAGAAGCGGCACTCCAGTAGAAGTCCAATAAGAAG ACAAAAGTCCCCACCTCGCAGAGAAAGGCGCACTGAGGACGACCATCGTAGGGAATACACAAGACATGACAGACATAGTTATCAT CGATCACCAAGGAGAAGGCGAAGAAGTAGTGATGGTGATGTTCACCCAAGGGATGAGAGACCAAGACCAGGCAATGCAGACAGACACAGAGATCGCAGAAGACGATCTGTTGAACCAAGCG ACCAGAGAAGAACTTACAGAAGAGGTAACGAAGAACCTAGTGGATTTAATGAATCACACAA GTTTGGTCGATCAGACGATGATGCAGCACACAGTGATAAAGAGAAGCAGGATGAAGGACCCAACTTCAAAACATCTGGCAAGCTAGCAGCAGAAACTAATACCTACAAA GGAGTAGTCATAATTTATAGTGAACCACCAGAGGCTAGAATTCCCAAGACTAGATGGCGGTTGTACCCTTTCAAAGGCGAAGAGCATCTTC ATGTTCTTTATGTACACAGACAGAGTGCATATTTAATAGGAAGAGACAGAAAA GTGGTAGATATGCCAATAGATCACCCCTCTTGTTCTAAACAACATGCTGCTCTACAATATCGGCTTGTACAAGTTGAGAACGAGGAAGGAAAAAATGTCAAAGTTGTCAA GCCTTACATTATTGATCTCAACAGTACAAATGGTACATACCTTGATAACCAAAGAATAGATCCACGAAGATATTATGAACTAAAGGAAAGG GATGTGATAAAATTTGGTTTCAGTAGCCGAGAGTATGTTTTGTTAACTGAAACATCAGTGGACTCACCACCTCCTGATGAACAAGAGCCACTAAAATAA
- the LOC136262226 gene encoding uncharacterized protein isoform X2 translates to MENEAYSVVPLKMRNRSLEDYKNEFKGLEERLECRFILREIKITTENCQWLLSANDKGEVCYTNASSKDDLLQRFISVQFQRGLDKPQVYIYINKVTGPMCIASDNRCLVTGIINFYKSLQHFLVVS, encoded by the exons aTG GAGAACGAAGCCTACTCAGTGGTTCCACTAAAGATGAGGAACAGAAGCTTAGAAGACTAT AAGAACGAGTTCAAGGGATTAGAAGAAAGGTTGGAATGTAGGTTTATTCTCCGAGAAATTAAGATTACAACGGAAAATTGTCAGTGGCTGTTATCAGCTAATGATAAAGGAGAAGTTTGCTACACAAATGCAAGCAGTAAAGATG aTCTGTTACAACGGTTTATTTCTGTACAATTTCAGCGTGGTTTGGATAAGCCACAGGTGTACATTTATATCAACAAAGTCACTGGTCCAATGTGTATAGCTAGTGACAACAGATGTCTAGTCACTGGAATCATAA ATTTCTACAAAAGCCTCCAGCATTTCCTTGTGGTTTCCTGA
- the LOC136262226 gene encoding uncharacterized protein isoform X1 — MENEAYSVVPLKMRNRSLEDYKNEFKGLEERLECRFILREIKITTENCQWLLSANDKGEVCYTNASSKDDLLQRFISVQFQRGLDKPQVYIYINKVTGPMCIASDNRCLVTGIISTISTKASSISLWFPDIFNDTRYHVYQQNQILYTLYLEIHPDKKVTFCKSTGDRATLCECCNSREKFNIDIHEK, encoded by the exons aTG GAGAACGAAGCCTACTCAGTGGTTCCACTAAAGATGAGGAACAGAAGCTTAGAAGACTAT AAGAACGAGTTCAAGGGATTAGAAGAAAGGTTGGAATGTAGGTTTATTCTCCGAGAAATTAAGATTACAACGGAAAATTGTCAGTGGCTGTTATCAGCTAATGATAAAGGAGAAGTTTGCTACACAAATGCAAGCAGTAAAGATG aTCTGTTACAACGGTTTATTTCTGTACAATTTCAGCGTGGTTTGGATAAGCCACAGGTGTACATTTATATCAACAAAGTCACTGGTCCAATGTGTATAGCTAGTGACAACAGATGTCTAGTCACTGGAATCATAAGTACA ATTTCTACAAAAGCCTCCAGCATTTCCTTGTGGTTTCCTGATATCTTTAATGATACTCGTTATCATGTCTATCAGCAAAACCAAATACTTTACACTCTTTACCTGGAAATCCATCCGGACAAGAAGGTTACCTTTTGTAAGTCAACAGGAGACAGGGCAACTCTCTGTGAATGCTGTAATTCACGTGAGAAATTTAATATTGATATTCACGAGAAATGA